One genomic region from Microcoleus sp. FACHB-672 encodes:
- a CDS encoding single-stranded DNA-binding protein translates to MSLNVVTLVGRVGGDPDVKYFESGSVKCRLTLAVRRASSKTDEPDWFTLELWGKTAEVAANYVRKGSLIGVTGSLKFDSWSDRNSGANRSSPVIKVERMDLLGSKNDNSAGMANSGAGGGYGDGEF, encoded by the coding sequence ATGAGCCTCAATGTTGTAACCTTGGTTGGCCGGGTAGGCGGCGACCCTGATGTTAAGTATTTCGAGTCCGGTAGCGTTAAGTGTAGATTGACACTAGCGGTGAGACGTGCGAGTTCTAAGACTGATGAACCTGATTGGTTCACCCTTGAGCTGTGGGGCAAAACGGCAGAGGTGGCTGCCAACTACGTCCGCAAGGGCAGTTTGATTGGGGTCACTGGTTCTTTGAAGTTCGATTCTTGGAGTGATAGAAATAGCGGGGCAAATCGATCCTCACCCGTGATTAAGGTTGAGCGAATGGATCTGCTGGGTTCCAAAAACGATAATAGCGCCGGTATGGCGAACTCTGGCGCGGGGGGTGGCTATGGCGATGGGGAGTTCTAA
- a CDS encoding SIMPL domain-containing protein — MQRFVPGFRINAGNLLRVLPLAMSLISLTLAAPAMAQEQTPRTLTVTGRGVESIPTTLTKVQLGVEVQGKTAAEVQEEVARRSSAVVELLKSRNVEKLETTGISLNPVYSYEGNVQRLTGYAGTNTVSFRLDTPSAGSLLDEAVKAGATRIDGISFVAADSAIAVAQKQALREAVEEANQQADAVLSALNFTKREVIGIKINDAVPPQLPIINYAVQAERADKAASTPVIGGEQQVEASVTLQIRY; from the coding sequence ATGCAACGTTTCGTCCCTGGTTTTAGGATCAATGCTGGAAACCTATTGCGAGTTTTACCATTAGCGATGAGTTTAATCAGTTTAACGTTAGCCGCACCGGCAATGGCTCAAGAGCAGACACCAAGAACCCTCACCGTCACCGGAAGAGGCGTAGAATCGATTCCCACAACCCTGACTAAAGTGCAGTTGGGTGTGGAAGTTCAAGGGAAAACCGCAGCCGAGGTACAGGAAGAAGTGGCGCGGCGGTCGTCTGCTGTGGTAGAGCTGTTAAAATCGCGCAACGTCGAGAAATTGGAAACCACCGGCATCAGTCTCAACCCCGTTTACAGCTACGAAGGCAATGTGCAGCGACTCACCGGATATGCCGGCACCAATACCGTCAGCTTTCGCCTAGATACCCCCTCAGCCGGTTCCCTGCTGGATGAAGCCGTCAAAGCCGGTGCCACACGCATTGACGGAATCAGTTTTGTCGCCGCCGACAGTGCCATCGCAGTGGCTCAAAAACAAGCCCTGCGAGAAGCCGTTGAGGAAGCCAACCAGCAAGCAGACGCCGTTTTGAGCGCACTGAACTTCACCAAGCGAGAAGTGATCGGCATCAAAATCAATGATGCAGTCCCTCCTCAACTCCCGATCATCAATTATGCTGTTCAGGCAGAACGGGCTGATAAAGCCGCCTCAACGCCGGTGATTGGAGGTGAACAGCAAGTCGAGGCATCCGTTACCTTGCAAATTCGCTACTAA
- a CDS encoding EVE domain-containing protein, with amino-acid sequence MAYWLLKSEPNDYSYTDLERDGKGIWDGVKNALALKYMRTMSDGDLALFYHTGKERQVVGIAEVSSLPYPDPALNDPQRVVVEVRPIRRMPKPVTLAQIKTDSYFEGFDLLRISRLSVMPVKDEYWQRILYLAGE; translated from the coding sequence GTGGCGTACTGGCTGTTAAAAAGTGAGCCTAACGATTACTCCTACACCGATTTAGAGCGGGATGGGAAGGGCATTTGGGATGGGGTGAAAAATGCTCTCGCTCTTAAGTATATGCGGACAATGAGCGACGGCGATTTGGCGCTGTTTTATCACACCGGCAAGGAACGGCAGGTTGTGGGAATTGCTGAAGTTAGCAGCCTGCCTTATCCCGATCCGGCATTAAATGATCCTCAGCGGGTGGTGGTGGAGGTACGCCCTATTCGGCGGATGCCAAAACCTGTGACGCTTGCACAAATAAAGACAGATAGTTATTTTGAAGGATTTGATTTACTGCGGATTTCGCGGCTTTCGGTAATGCCGGTTAAGGATGAGTATTGGCAGCGAATTTTATATCTTGCCGGCGAATAA
- a CDS encoding SRPBCC family protein, whose protein sequence is MSLPVLAFIATLSIAPAQADLFDGPVDRLPVAERVALREGKIVVTGSEGQYVGKVLVTASPGVVWSVLTDYDNFYKFLPNVISSQVLETNGNRKVVEQISNRKILLVKVKSRVRTENTETNKQRIDFRLVEGDLQQLQGYWTIESVSVRPGAEPTQVLISQEVEAQPKSGTPKDIFYDIFKRAMGDNLKAIQKEVNQRTTESR, encoded by the coding sequence ATGAGTTTGCCTGTTCTTGCTTTCATCGCTACTTTATCCATCGCGCCGGCTCAAGCAGACCTTTTTGATGGGCCGGTTGATCGGTTGCCGGTGGCAGAAAGAGTGGCGTTGCGTGAGGGTAAAATCGTTGTCACCGGCAGTGAGGGTCAATATGTGGGTAAAGTGTTGGTGACGGCATCACCTGGTGTGGTTTGGTCGGTTCTGACAGACTATGATAATTTTTATAAATTTTTGCCGAATGTTATTTCAAGTCAAGTCTTAGAAACGAATGGCAATCGTAAGGTTGTCGAACAGATTAGCAATCGCAAAATTTTGCTTGTCAAAGTGAAATCACGTGTTCGCACAGAAAATACAGAAACTAACAAACAGCGCATTGATTTTCGCTTAGTTGAGGGCGATTTACAGCAGTTGCAAGGTTATTGGACAATTGAGTCTGTTTCTGTGCGTCCTGGGGCAGAACCGACTCAAGTTTTGATCTCGCAAGAGGTAGAAGCTCAACCAAAAAGTGGAACGCCAAAGGATATTTTCTATGACATTTTTAAAAGGGCAATGGGGGATAATTTAAAGGCGATTCAGAAAGAGGTGAATCAGCGAACAACCGAAAGCCGGTGA
- a CDS encoding aromatic ring-hydroxylating oxygenase subunit alpha codes for MSIPSPTIQQQKIRQLEINPNHWYIVALSREIKTQPIGITLWNQPIVLFRDNTGTIHALEDRCPHRHVKLSHGRIINNHLECAYHGWQFKSNGECATVPYLAQNQKLPTCKIRRYPLKEQNGFIWLFPGEESIAEKVSPLDIPEWEHLNYIATVSIINCNAHYSFLIENLMDMYHGHLHQDWQAWTAAVLENIEENENSVIAHYQAQSYYKIDRIWSISQLFIPALRRLHPEPLDVSYIYPHWVSTLGQDFKIYCLLCPISETATRAYLIHFTSLNAFWRLHKLPVAFRRLVKDSLFGSAQKLLDGLVRQDVQMIEEEQQAHLSNPERRSYELNPALVSVQRLMQNQAQRVE; via the coding sequence ATGTCCATTCCTTCCCCAACCATCCAACAACAGAAGATACGCCAGCTAGAAATTAACCCAAATCACTGGTATATTGTCGCCCTCAGCCGAGAAATTAAAACCCAGCCTATAGGTATCACTCTTTGGAATCAACCGATTGTTCTGTTTCGAGATAACACCGGCACCATTCACGCCCTAGAAGATCGCTGCCCTCACCGGCACGTTAAACTTAGTCACGGTCGCATTATTAACAATCACCTAGAATGTGCTTATCATGGATGGCAATTTAAGTCAAATGGTGAATGTGCCACAGTCCCCTATTTAGCACAAAATCAAAAATTACCAACTTGCAAAATTCGCCGCTATCCTCTCAAAGAACAAAACGGTTTTATTTGGCTTTTTCCTGGAGAGGAAAGCATTGCAGAAAAAGTTTCTCCCTTAGATATTCCAGAGTGGGAACACCTCAACTACATCGCTACCGTTTCTATTATAAATTGCAACGCTCATTACTCCTTCTTGATAGAAAATCTGATGGATATGTATCACGGACATTTACATCAAGATTGGCAAGCTTGGACAGCAGCAGTTCTCGAAAATATTGAAGAAAATGAAAACAGTGTAATCGCCCATTATCAAGCCCAAAGCTATTACAAAATTGACAGAATTTGGTCAATTTCTCAGCTATTTATTCCCGCCTTGCGCCGGCTTCATCCTGAACCCTTGGATGTCAGCTACATTTATCCCCATTGGGTCTCAACATTAGGACAAGACTTTAAAATATACTGCTTACTTTGTCCAATAAGTGAAACAGCAACTCGTGCGTATTTAATTCACTTCACATCTTTAAACGCGTTTTGGCGATTGCACAAACTACCAGTCGCGTTTCGCCGGCTTGTGAAAGATAGTCTTTTCGGTTCAGCCCAAAAATTACTGGATGGATTAGTACGTCAAGATGTACAAATGATTGAAGAAGAACAGCAGGCACATCTTAGTAATCCAGAAAGACGGAGTTATGAATTAAATCCGGCTTTAGTGAGTGTTCAACGACTAATGCAAAATCAAGCACAGAGAGTAGAATAA
- a CDS encoding FAD-dependent oxidoreductase, whose amino-acid sequence MSQLSRYALSHPISRRTLFKMFGVGAAAGLVGYSRFSKPQPAVFQQDTLDLPRWVNRPKSVVVVGAGLAGLACAYELSQRGFKVTLLERSPQLGGKIASWPIEAAGETFMMEHGFHGFFPQYYNLKSLVEELSITENFVDLKMYSVVFRDNKYQPEVFRPSRSAFPWNIVDLAAASPNRLRWGINLTKPAHWQVFRAIAGFNPQKTFQRLDNLSVADWVEKDFPQGLYDLYFLPFAKSSLNAPDQMSVGELMQFFHFYFFGNPEGLAFNGTKQDMGTSLVQPIASAIKQQEGEIVTGATVSDIRWKEGQIDSISYYTGTAGNSVPFWANRNPLLADGQMEYYGAGDRVFAAKVKSKEAISLTCTHQGCTVQPQTDGKFHCPCHGAVFDSNGKVIKGPAERDLPRFKVVEREEDRVQLVATKNPQLPVNNEKTIQADYYILATDVPGVQHLFTRMTGEVNEPVRNQVEKLAIADPFAVARFWFDRDFEWEHSWFTSLSGYQLTDSITLYHKIQEQFIEWHEKTGGSVVELHAYCYKEKEFPNQQTLLATFEQELYEIVPALKEANLLHQELVNQKNFSGYPPGSYAQRPETSTEVSNLIFAGDWVKMPFPCGLMERAVSSGLLAANAILHQESLQRRTLLSVNPEGVLQI is encoded by the coding sequence ATGAGTCAATTATCAAGGTACGCGCTATCGCACCCAATCTCCCGACGCACCCTATTTAAGATGTTTGGTGTCGGTGCCGCTGCTGGCTTGGTGGGCTACTCCCGCTTCTCAAAACCCCAACCGGCAGTATTTCAGCAAGATACCCTAGATTTGCCGCGCTGGGTCAATCGTCCTAAAAGTGTTGTTGTGGTTGGCGCTGGACTGGCTGGGCTGGCTTGCGCCTATGAACTCAGCCAGAGAGGGTTTAAGGTGACGCTGCTAGAGCGATCGCCGCAACTTGGGGGCAAAATCGCCAGTTGGCCCATTGAGGCTGCCGGTGAAACATTTATGATGGAACATGGCTTCCACGGCTTTTTTCCCCAATATTACAACTTAAAAAGCCTTGTGGAAGAACTCAGCATTACTGAAAATTTTGTTGATTTGAAGATGTACTCGGTGGTTTTCCGAGATAACAAATACCAGCCAGAAGTGTTTCGTCCCAGCCGTTCTGCTTTCCCTTGGAATATCGTTGATTTAGCAGCTGCTTCCCCCAACCGGCTGCGCTGGGGAATTAATCTTACCAAGCCGGCACACTGGCAAGTTTTTCGAGCAATTGCCGGTTTTAATCCCCAAAAAACCTTCCAGCGTCTCGACAATTTATCCGTGGCTGACTGGGTTGAGAAAGATTTTCCTCAAGGCTTATATGACTTGTATTTTCTCCCCTTTGCCAAATCCAGTTTGAATGCACCGGATCAAATGAGTGTTGGGGAATTAATGCAGTTTTTCCACTTCTACTTTTTTGGCAATCCAGAAGGGTTGGCTTTCAACGGAACCAAGCAGGATATGGGCACTTCGCTGGTGCAGCCGATTGCTAGCGCAATTAAACAGCAAGAAGGCGAAATTGTCACCGGCGCAACAGTGAGCGACATTCGCTGGAAGGAAGGGCAAATCGATTCCATTAGCTATTACACCGGCACCGCTGGAAATTCTGTTCCTTTTTGGGCAAATCGCAATCCGTTGCTAGCCGATGGACAAATGGAATATTACGGTGCCGGTGACCGAGTTTTTGCTGCCAAAGTTAAAAGTAAAGAAGCTATTTCTCTCACTTGCACACACCAAGGTTGTACCGTTCAACCTCAAACAGATGGGAAATTTCACTGCCCCTGTCATGGTGCCGTTTTTGATAGCAATGGCAAAGTAATTAAAGGGCCGGCAGAGCGAGACTTGCCACGATTTAAAGTCGTAGAACGTGAAGAAGATCGGGTGCAGTTAGTCGCAACGAAAAATCCCCAACTTCCCGTTAATAACGAAAAAACCATTCAAGCAGATTACTATATTTTAGCCACCGATGTCCCTGGAGTACAACATTTATTCACTCGAATGACAGGTGAAGTCAATGAGCCGGTACGCAATCAGGTTGAAAAATTAGCCATTGCTGATCCCTTTGCAGTCGCCCGTTTCTGGTTTGATCGTGATTTTGAATGGGAACATAGCTGGTTTACATCTTTATCCGGTTATCAGCTAACCGATAGCATCACGCTTTACCACAAAATTCAGGAACAATTTATCGAATGGCATGAAAAAACCGGCGGTAGTGTCGTAGAGTTACACGCTTACTGCTACAAAGAAAAAGAATTTCCTAATCAGCAAACCTTACTCGCTACATTTGAGCAAGAATTGTATGAAATCGTGCCAGCACTTAAAGAAGCCAATCTATTGCATCAAGAATTAGTCAATCAAAAGAACTTCTCCGGCTATCCACCGGGAAGTTATGCCCAACGCCCAGAAACCAGTACAGAAGTTTCTAATCTCATCTTTGCCGGTGATTGGGTAAAAATGCCATTTCCCTGCGGGTTAATGGAACGCGCCGTTAGTAGTGGCTTACTAGCAGCAAATGCTATTCTGCACCAAGAAAGTTTACAGCGAAGAACCCTTTTATCTGTCAATCCAGAGGGGGTGTTGCAGATTTAA
- a CDS encoding ABC transporter permease: MKYWRETLAVAQRILIELLRRRRSLIFWAIFPVSVLLLNGFILAERAKLSMAQAFESAAPSTLVGAALFFSCLGGTVSTVVAEREQHTLKRLFISPLSGTSYFLGIFVAHSCIAMGQTLLVYTIAAFWQAQFQGSLLLGAIIILLSIISYVGVGFILGTQFARRTEDVNALVATFGVPLLILGGAFLPSSLFPDKLLEIAKFNPIYHMNEALLGVAAGGDGLEEIAGHFWFLCVFAVLMIGGGWLSYRRMLSVERRL, encoded by the coding sequence ATGAAATACTGGCGTGAAACTCTTGCCGTTGCACAACGCATTCTGATAGAACTGTTGCGCCGGCGACGCAGTCTGATTTTTTGGGCGATTTTTCCGGTTTCTGTGCTGCTACTTAACGGTTTTATTCTGGCAGAACGAGCCAAGCTGTCAATGGCTCAAGCTTTTGAAAGTGCCGCGCCGTCAACGCTGGTGGGCGCTGCGCTGTTTTTCAGTTGCCTGGGAGGCACGGTGTCAACTGTGGTGGCAGAACGTGAACAGCACACGCTCAAGCGCTTGTTTATCTCTCCCCTCAGCGGCACTTCGTACTTTTTAGGCATTTTTGTTGCTCATAGCTGCATTGCTATGGGTCAAACGCTTTTGGTGTACACGATTGCGGCATTTTGGCAAGCTCAATTTCAGGGTTCACTTCTCCTGGGAGCAATCATTATTTTACTCAGTATAATTTCCTATGTGGGAGTTGGGTTTATTCTGGGCACGCAATTTGCGCGTCGAACTGAGGATGTGAATGCTTTGGTTGCGACGTTTGGAGTGCCTTTATTAATTTTGGGAGGTGCGTTTTTACCGTCATCTTTGTTTCCAGATAAATTACTTGAAATCGCTAAGTTCAATCCGATCTATCACATGAATGAGGCACTGTTGGGTGTAGCTGCCGGCGGTGATGGGTTAGAAGAAATTGCTGGACATTTTTGGTTTTTATGTGTGTTTGCTGTTTTGATGATCGGGGGGGGATGGTTATCTTACCGGCGAATGTTGAGTGTTGAGAGAAGGTTGTGA
- a CDS encoding ABC transporter ATP-binding protein, protein MLKIENLCKSYGKREVLQDLTLHIFPGEIYGLLGPNGAGKTTTINILCNLLQADSGLILINNLPASEETKLLIGVAPQENLLYKSLTCEENLNFFAKIYGIKAESRRQQVKACLEAVGLADRAKSPVETLSGGMKRRLNIAVALTHNPKLVILDEPTTGLDIEARYEIWDLIRRLKNQGITVLLTTHLLDEAERLCQRIGILKGGRILAEGSLEELRQRIPAQEVVTVQTPDEDAAIARAKEWGFTCRRYGNDLAFWLPEQLELKEILARFEGITLDSIARMPVRLEHIYVEVTQQN, encoded by the coding sequence GTGCTGAAAATTGAGAATTTATGTAAGTCTTACGGGAAACGAGAAGTTCTTCAGGATTTGACGCTGCATATTTTCCCGGGAGAAATTTATGGGCTTTTAGGGCCAAATGGTGCCGGGAAGACGACAACGATTAATATTCTTTGTAATTTGCTGCAAGCGGATAGCGGTTTGATTTTAATTAATAATCTGCCGGCTTCTGAAGAAACGAAATTACTGATCGGCGTGGCGCCTCAAGAAAACTTGCTTTATAAAAGCTTAACTTGTGAAGAAAATCTAAACTTTTTTGCTAAAATTTATGGCATAAAAGCTGAGAGCCGGCGTCAACAAGTAAAAGCTTGTTTAGAAGCTGTAGGTTTAGCAGATCGGGCGAAAAGTCCGGTAGAAACGCTGAGTGGGGGAATGAAGCGTCGGCTCAATATTGCAGTTGCGTTGACGCATAATCCTAAATTAGTGATTCTCGATGAACCAACAACAGGTTTAGATATTGAAGCGCGTTACGAAATTTGGGATTTAATTCGGCGTTTAAAAAATCAGGGAATTACCGTACTACTGACCACTCATTTATTAGATGAAGCTGAACGACTTTGTCAACGCATTGGGATTCTTAAAGGTGGGAGAATTTTAGCTGAGGGCAGTTTAGAGGAATTGCGGCAGCGAATTCCAGCCCAAGAAGTTGTAACAGTGCAAACGCCTGATGAAGACGCTGCAATCGCGCGTGCAAAGGAGTGGGGCTTTACCTGCCGGCGCTATGGCAATGATCTTGCTTTTTGGTTACCCGAACAATTAGAACTTAAAGAAATTCTCGCTCGGTTTGAGGGAATTACTCTAGACTCAATTGCGCGAATGCCAGTGCGCTTAGAGCATATTTATGTTGAGGTAACGCAACAAAACTAA